The following are encoded together in the Glycine max cultivar Williams 82 chromosome 8, Glycine_max_v4.0, whole genome shotgun sequence genome:
- the LOC102665056 gene encoding F-box/LRR-repeat protein At4g14103: protein METQDKISALPDEVLGHILSFLSTQEAISTSLVSKRWQPLWLSIPILDLDDITFIQNGKSYSSFFNFAFGSLLARNVQQPLKLARLRFNSCGYDNNFPYSHFKIWVNAVIQRGLEHLQIEMPRPFELPNIILNCKTLVVLKLYRFRVNALGLVHLPALKTLHLDNFTMLETWHLAKVLHECPILEDLRANNMFFYNKSDVVEFQIMPKLVKAEIKVNFRFEIPLKVASNVEYLRFFIKFLEKKTSKKLFVEDAGKNGKKG from the coding sequence ATGGAAACACAGGACAAGATCAGCGCATTACCTGATGAAGTCTTGGGTCACATTTTGTCTTTCCTTTCAACTCAAGAGGCCATTTCCACAAGTCTTGTCTCTAAGCGGTGGCAGCCATTGTGGCTCTCCATCCCCATCCTTGATCTCGATGACATAACTTTTATCCAAAATGGTAAATCCTACTCctccttttttaattttgcttttggCTCCCTCCTAGCACGTAATGTGCAACAACCCCTCAAACTTGCACGCCTCCGCTTCAACTCTTGCGGATATGACAACAACTTCCCCTACTCCCATTTCAAGATATGGGTAAATGCTGTTATTCAACGTGGTCTTGAGCACCTTCAGATTGAGATGCCCCGTCCATTTGAGTTGCCAAACATTATCTTGAATTGCAAAACGCTTGTTGTTCTTAAGTTGTATCGGTTCCGTGTGAATGCTCTTGGGTTAGTTCACTTACCCGCACTTAAAACATTGCATTTGGATAATTTTACTATGTTGGAGACTTGGCATCTAGCAAAGGTTCTTCATGAGTGTCCCATTCTAGAGGATTTGCGAGcgaataatatgtttttttacaaCAAGTCAGATGTGGTAGAGTTTCAGATCATGCCCAAGTTAGTGAAAGCAGagattaaagttaattttaggTTTGAGATTCCTCTGAAGGTAGCATCTAATGTGGAGTATCTGAGATTCTTCATCAAG
- the LOC100775904 gene encoding dolichol-phosphate mannose synthase subunit 3, which produces MKHIVKILTLVMAITALWVGLLQTSMIPCSHTWLLPIYFVVSLGCYGLLMVGVGLMNFPTCPQEALLLQKDIVEAKEYLKQKGVDVSSS; this is translated from the exons ATGAAGCATATTGTGAAGATTTTGACATTGGTAATGGCCATTACTGCGTTATGGGTTGGCCTTCTACAAACTTCTATGATTCCATGCAGCCATACTTGGTTG TTACCCATATATTTTGTTGTGTCTTTAGGATGTTATGGTCTTTTAATGGTTGGAGTTGGTCTGATGAATTTTCCAACCTGTCCTCAAGAAGCTCTATTATTGCAGAAG GACATTGTTGAGGCCAAGGAATATCTGAAACAAAAAGGAGTTGATGTTAGTTCCAGTTGA